The nucleotide sequence catacaaaataaaatcatacaaaaatagtaaaatgaaaaaattacTGAAATAGCAATAGGATAGGTTTTTTTTCACCCTTCTGTCAGtcgaacacacacaaaaaagaaattctgaagaaagctggaaaccggtaaccattgacttccatagtacagtatttgttttttcttactatggaattcaatggttactggtttcggCTTTCTTGAACATGTAGTTGAAGCCAGAAtgattgaattgtttttcttttttaaatatttcccaaatgatgttcatcaaagcaaggaaattttcacagtatgtctgataatattttgtcttcttatttgttttatttcggctagaataaaagcggtttttaattttattaaccattttatggtgaaacttattagcccctttaagctaatttataGAAAattctacacaacaaaccatcattataacttcaataacttgcctaattactctaacctgcctagttaacctaattaacctagttaagcctttaaatgtcacttaagctgtataaaaatgtcttgaaaaatatcaagtaaaatattattaactgtcatcatggcaaagataaaaaaataaatcagttattagaaattagttattaaaacgattatgtttagaaatgtgttgaaaaaaatcttctctcagttaaacagaaagtgggggaaaaaaagaaaatgtggaGAGTAAAGactaagtaaattttcatttttgggtgaaccatccctttaaaatgaagaatcaataaatataacaattaaaactaattattaactaaaatattattaaaatccatAACATCTCAGTGACACTAAAAAGCAAGAAACAAAGCACATTACAAGCAGTGCAAATTCCAAaagcgcaaaaaaaaaaacagtaacagaAATTAATTCACTTTATAAACATTTATCATGATCTCACCCTGTCTTTAAAGTCGATATCAGCTCCTTCGTCCAGTAATTTTTCTActattttagtatgattttccAAAGCAGCTCGATGCAGTGCTGTTTTCCTGAACtaaagcaacaaaacaaaaacaaaaaagaactgtTCGAGAAATTCATCACCAGGTAAAAGTTACTCTGGCCAACTATTTTCAGTCATGTAATAATAACTATTACATTAACTTAAATAAATACAGGTAAATAAAATACCACTGGACAGAACATGtagatgattctttggatttactaattaTTTCAGGCTAAGTGgtggtaaacaatttatttgggctgaatttaaacaaaaaaattaggttgaacatcactaaacttaatttgtttgtttaaattaatcccatataaattgtttgcaacagttttgcatgaaatatttttttcagtgtataatttCCAACATATTGCACCTCATCACAGGTGTTTGGATCTCCTCCATCCTCCAGAAACTTTTCCACTACTTCCATCTTTCCCCGAGCTGCTGCTTTTAAAAACTCCTCTGGCTCCACAGGTCCCTGACAAACACCACAAAGATTAATTTACACGGTGTAAAAAAAGCAGGTCTTCAGTCTAGTTCAGTTTAGTAATAAGctgtaatatttacaatatatccAGTTTTGAATGTCGCGAcagtaataaaaaagaaaagtacaGATGTTTGGTTCTCACCACAGGAACATTCGTTTTGTCTTTGGAAAGTGTTGTCTTGTTCTTGATCTTCTTCTTCTTGGTGCGCAGCTCAATAATGTTCTCTGCACCTCCCAGATCAACAATCTCACGCCTGAGATCAGAGGAGATCTTCCTCACTCGTTCTTCAGCCTGTGTGCACAATTAAAACATCTCTTTGCAGTCTACATGGAGTATTCTTACAATAATATACAGCTTTTCTATAAAACTAAACTAAGAATTGACAGTGTGTGACTACCATGTCAACAAAGTCTGACACGTTAAATATGgattatttctctggatttgaacattctttgaaacatttgtgtTGCATATCAAGAAAATATATAAGTGTTGTAGTGGCTTTTTGGATATttcaatgaaaaaaagaaaacattcatAGGATTTTAAAGGgacattttgacaaaaaaaaatgtctgttttgcaaccatcaaaataaagttttacgcTTTCAAAGACTacctacactcaccagccactttattaggtacacctgtccaactgctcgttaacacaaatttctaatgagccaatcacatggcagcagctcggTCGTTacaaaagtacattctatacagtatgaatgaaattcggatgtactacatccgccattttgtcatggtcacgtgacctacttgCGTTAGTTGCGTCGCATcattcccattcatgaattctctcgtggggcatcatgcgcacttcagaatctcgccggaagtagtaagtcatccgggtacttctcgcgtactgattttcgaattctatgaattcggacatactactcggctcgcatactgattttagcgtactatatagtattgaggtatgcggttttggacgcagccatgGTCAAAATGATCTGCTGTGGTTGAAACCGAGCaccagaatgtggaagaaaggtgatttaagtgacttttaatgtGCCGAACGGTGCcgaacgggctggtctgagtatttcagaaactgctgacctactgggattttcacgaacaaccatttctagggtttacagagaatgttctgaaaaagagaaaatatccagtgagtggcagttttgtgggcgcaaatgccttgttgatgccagaggtcagaggagaatggccagactggttccagctgattgaaagacaacagcaactcaaatgacatctcgttacaaccgaggtatgcagaagagcacctctgaatgcacaatatgtccaaccttaaggcggatgggctacagaagcagaagaccacaccaagtaccactcctgtcagctaacaccaggaaactgaggctacaattcacacaggctcaccaaaattggacaatagaagattgaataACGTTGATGGGTCTCAATCTCTgttgtgacattcagatggtagggtcagaatttggcatcaacaacatgaaagcatgaacccatcgtgccttgtatcaatggctcaggctggtggtggtggtgtaatggtgtgatgGATAttattcactgtactcaaatggcctccatagtcaccacatctcaatccattagagcacctttgggatgtggtggaacgggagattcgcatcatatatgtgcagctgacaaatctgcagcaactacgtgatgctatcatgttaatatggaccaaaatctctgaggaatatttccagtaccttgttgaatctatgacacgaaggattaaggcagttctgaaggcaaaagtgggtccaacccggtactagtaaggcgtacctaataaagtggccagtgagtgtatatacaataaactgaaacaacacaattcttgagggtttttgggacaacttaattgttttatgttcaatccacttaattttttaaaaaactaataagttaacttcactgtagaaaatgctgggttccacacaatcgatttgcgTTGGTACATCCTGAAGGAGTTAaattaacttattcgtttttttacaaatgtaagtggattgaacacaaaacaattaagttgtcccaaaaaaacctaaactcaagaattgtgttgtttcagctcatcttaaataagtagtttgaacaaacaacaaatgtcatttttttgagtgttaatTGTCCTTCATGCTTGTGTGGAACCTTTACAGTGTACCAGATATTgagcagacagtttactaatacaCTAAAAAAGCTTTTCACTCCACAAAAGTTCCTTTATAGTGTACAAGggttatttagaagaaaaaaatctgaagaaaatTAAACTCCTTTTAGACCCTAGTGGTGTAATGACTGTTATAATTAACAAAAAGTGACAGACAATAGAAGTGTTTCCcttaaaatgatctgaaacattcTTTCACTCACCTGAATATCTgcaacactttgattgacagatACATTCCCTCCTTCAGCTCCCACAGAAGTCGCATCCACAACCAAAATCCCTAACTTCCGAGCCCGAGCTCGACGCTTCTATGCAATTTCAACAAAAGTGAACATACAAACTTTTACCACACAAGCGTGTCCAACTTCTAATACATGCaaacaataatcaaaataatcaataaatccaTTTTAAATCTCATACCTCCTCACGTTTATCAAGAGCTGCTCTTCTGTCCACCACAGCGGTCGCCCacaggatgttttcatccattacgacaaaaaaaaaataaaaataaaatatcttgaCTCAAAAACCAATGGTGCTGTTAAAAGCAGAGCAGATCTACTGTACTGAGATCTGAACAGGTCTTATAGCTCACAGCAGGAATGTAAAGCCACGTCAGGCCCAATGTGACAGCTGTGGACAGAAGCTTCTGGACCCAACACAAAAACGCAGCCCGCTGTTATCCATGAGCTCACCGTTCAGTGTTCAGGCCATTTTTACAAGAATCACGGCCCGTTTAGCCCCCTGTTTTGGCAATTATGTTATTTATAAGTCTTTCATTAGTGTCAAGTGATACCTCATAAATAGTTTCAAAGAATGCCCGTTAACAAACAACGACCAATCACTGAACGGCATTCAGGAACAACCTGTTTGTTGAACACAGACAAATGTTATGATTATTTGTGAAATGTAGTTTGCGATCGGATAAACAGAAGCAAATAGTTATGAAGGTAAGATCAAGTTGACATGTTCAataaaaccatcattaaacaTGGTACAAGTGTTGAGTAACAGCAACTAATCATGTGGCATACTGTGTGTGACAAGTGTAGATACTCATGATGGTTTGATTTGATTTCACAACAATATGTAGCCATGTTGTTCAAGTCCTTCAAATGACCAGTTATTAATGTTGAATGTCACCCCTAGCTTTCTCAAATTCAACacaaatttttaaattgtaatgtttaattacaattaattacaattatgTTACTCAATTGGaaaatattaattgaataaaaatagcACCTCTGCTATTCAGAAGTTCAGttgttttttaatgcaataaataATTTCCAGGcatataatactttttaaaacagtTGCATTTATTGTAAGATtataaggaataaaaaaaaacattgctgcagAGAAAGCTTTacttatatttaaacaaatataataatttgcTGCTTATAATTATAGGTCTATTGCTATTGTGACAAATGTTATAtctattcaaataataataataataataataataataataataataataataataataataataataattattattataatcataataatcataataaaaaagaaataataataattgtgaaaaatgGTGTAATTTGTAACAAAATGAAATTATCGTTTGGAAATATGAATGTGAATTTATTGCAACAATAACAGCTAACACTTATAATTAACAgctattattaccattattattattgttattattattattattattattgttattattattattattactttgaaGTACTTGTACTCACTGTTTGTAAGTAACCATGACGATGAGGATGGCAGGgatgcagcacagaatgatgatgaTGGCGAGGGCCAGCAGAGCTCCTTCAGTGTAGCCCACAGCCTGCGCTGCTTTCTTCACCGTGGCCACTATATCAGGAGAACGGATCTCCAGAATACGCCCACCCTCGCCCAGATACGGCTGAAACTCCTTATTGATGTCCAGAATCTTGCCATCCAGGAATCTGACAAACACACAAaggtatatataattaaaatatatttcatctaaataaaaataagcacAGAAAAATAAGCCCAATGCATATAgtcttttttatttggtaataatAATGCAACTTTGATagtataaaaaatttatttaataaaatagtaagTATAAAGTATGTACACTTTTCGggtgatgtaataataataatgataataatgtaaCTAACTagtaatacacttttttttttttttcagtagtgtcaaataaaataaaattttgcaaTTTTGatagaataaaaaattaataaaataaacgatAACAGGCTTTTTAGGTGAAaatgcagttgtttagattgtaactatgtagtatattaataaaaatagtgcctattttgaagttagtttgtttattttggagATTCAGAGCATCGGCAGCCATCAGCCTGTaatattgagcagagcaaagaaattgatgGCTGATGTTCTGCCACAatatggcgacagagaccacataacaAGGGAGAGGGAGAAAAACTCTAACTGTACAACTGAACAAAAAAtaggtaagtgacattttaagtcgatctctctttcttttatgttgtagtgctgtatctATACCAtggtaatctggtagtgtttgctttgttttggctttttctgggaATTTCTGTGAAATCCcaattgcaacaaagaaatactgggaaagtTATGTAACATTAGACTGATGAcctttcatgccgttcagcccttgaatcttaaaatgtgagcaaaatcacctgttttgtcatcactttggacattaagctgcggtcacactgggcttttactccccatatttgtaaattaatttataaattacatatatatttacaaatccAACTGTTAAAACAAGATTGCCAGATTGgtaatttttaaatacttttatttaatcgAGAATGTGAGAAAGTGACAAGGTGACAATACAGAATTTAACTTTGTTTGAATagaaaaaagtgtatatatacactaccggtcaaaagtttgggatcagttgtttgtttttttaagaaaattattctgttcatcaaggtggcatttattaaatgtaaaaaaaatgttaaattgttaaatattgtttacaataataaactgctttcttattgtgtgtagtttcaaatgaaattattactccagtcattattgattttattactattactattaataataataataatatgaataataataactaatataaaagtgatgtctgaaggatcatgtgactaaagactggagtaatgaagctgaaaattcatctttaaaatcactggtataaatgattaaattaaatgataaactacttttgaacagttattttatagtgcaataacacttcacaagtttacaatttgtactgtatttttgattaaataaatgcagtcttggtgagcaggagaagcttattctaaaacatttaaaaatcctactgagccCAAACTTGTATTCATCAAAGAATTTATAACTGTATCATGGTGTTTATAAAGAAATTAAGCATAAAATCAATATTTGCTGATCTGCAAAATTGCTATTAACATGAAGTGTTTCTTTAGCATCAAACCATTCCCAAATCAATATTAGAATATTTCTGATGAATCAGGGCTTACTGAAGATTAAAGCAATTTTAAAGCAAAATTACCTTCATTTGCAGTGATATTTGACACAATTAATGTTCTACCATATTTGTGAAAGGTCATGTATAGTTTAAGTGTCAATAATTTAGTAAACCAcattgtacaaaataaataaaatattacataaaaaataaaagtacaatcaAAAAAAGGTTTGCATATTGTTTAGTTATTGTCATTATTTCTTTGCATTcagcaatattattagccttcctgcAAATGTTGTTTTCTTTCTCAAATGTGTCTCAAATTATGATTAACAGCgtaaggattttttcacagtacttcctatattttcttttcttcagaACAaagtataatttgttttatttcggctagaataaaagcaattttttattttttttctgaccattttagggtcaatattattggcccacttaagcaatatatatatttttttttcgatcatctacagaacaaaccatcattatgcaatgacttgcctaattaacctatttaagcctttaaatgtcactttaagctgaatactagcatcttgaaaatttCTAGccaaacattatgtactgtcatcattaaaataaaagaaatcagttagtagaaatgagttattaaaactattatgtttagaaatgtgttgaaaaaaatctttccgttaaacagaaaatgaaggaaaaaatatacaggaggtgGGGGGTCTGGgagtaataattcaggggggataattatactgacttcaactgtatataaaatgccTTTGTAATGCGAATGTCATCAAACATATTCATAAATGGCAGTGTGTGATTGTTTAAACAGTAGACTAGATAAAGCACTGTGGTGTACAGCGTGAAGCCTCTCAGACAAGTGAATGATTAACTGTGAGGAGGGACAAAACACTCACAACACCACAGCTGATGAAAGACAGCAGCCCAGCTCAAATTCAGCACAACGCCAACATGCTTCATCTCCACACCTGAGAGAAGAAATAAAAACACCTGAAAGAAGAGGTAAGAAATGAGAAATCTAACAAATACAGGCTTGAATGTGCTGTGAACGGAAGCTATTGTGAATTATTGACTCGGCAGAACAAACATTAAGCTATTGTTTGAATTCATGTTTCAGCAGGAGTATTTGGGAAGTGATTTGGAAAATGGTGACCCTGAAACACTTGAGTGttaatgataatgatgaagacGGTGTTCCTCTTTTACCGGAAGCCAGCAGCTTGGAGAGTCCAACCGCACAACACAGCAGGGCAGAGTCCAGAGATTTCTTCCTCAACCGGTGGGTTTGCCTGAGATAAACATTGACAGAAACATGCTTCCTCATGACATACACACATTAAACTAAACAATCATGATTTTTTAACATTAATGATTAAGTACAGATGGAAAAAACTATTACAGATGCAttattctcagcctcctatgtttatgttgagtcatttcactttaaagaccatggaaataacttattctttgccataaaattgaaattactgaaactacacacaggagcctggtaaaaatgctcattttagaagtatattttacaaaataaagtacAAAATTTGCACTTTAAgaccaaaaaaatgtaaagaaaatgttttaaatacaacTATGGAACAAATTAAGAGAAATCTCTGGATTTATCAGGTATGAATGAGTTAACAagtaaaatattagtatttattttatttcataaaggtCTTAGGTTTCTAGATATTAGATATAGATattacatttcttccaaattccaaataaaaatattttaatttagaaGACTTTTCCTTTAAGAAACTgacaaatatttttcataattttaattttagcagaaatgtcatcagtatggtcttttacagtataaaacaatacttatgttttactcaaacacatgacTCTGTAAATCTGTATCATATAACCAGAGACACTGAGACTTTACAAGTGgtctattcatttttttaaatgtcattttgacCAAGACATAAGATTTGATCAACAAAAAATTGACAtcaaattttaaacataattgaCATGTCGATCTGGTACATGCTATTCAAAAAACTACACTATAAAAAGTATTTGTTgactttattttcaaaataattagtAAACATGCTGCATTTAAAGCAATTACTTTAAATGGCACCTAGGTTACCTCGttctcagatttaatataagtcttttgtgtctccagaatgtgtctgtaaatttcagctcaaaacacccatcagattttttattatctctttcataagtttctattttatacctctgagcagcaggtagcggtttttgtgtactgcgcctttGAGGCTAGTGCTtcacgcccaccgtttccacatacatgaaagaaggaaggaaaaagatctcacgtaacgtttgtgagacatattacagtaagaactttaccaatgagaaTTTGAtgaatttgttgtggagttgcaacgatgagtcacacacaatggcaaagttcaggcacacacacacagcgtggacatgtacacacacagacagcgcgtgcgtttagctttgcactctttttgcatgcaaatgtgacaggatataggataatatccactgctgtatggatatctgtaatgttaatgtacaaaataaatctgatttaatgtccacaaaatAGGATttaagcatcttcttttataattgttctgacacgcggctgtgctgacgaagctgaa is from Danio aesculapii chromosome 13, fDanAes4.1, whole genome shotgun sequence and encodes:
- the ankrd2 gene encoding ankyrin repeat domain-containing protein 2 isoform X1, with product MDENILWATAVVDRRAALDKREEKRRARARKLGILVVDATSVGAEGGNVSVNQSVADIQAEERVRKISSDLRREIVDLGGAENIIELRTKKKKIKNKTTLSKDKTNVPVGPVEPEEFLKAAARGKMEVVEKFLEDGGDPNTCDEFRKTALHRAALENHTKIVEKLLDEGADIDFKDRLDCRAVHWACRGGSLSALTVLQDRGADINVRDKLLSSPLHVATRTGHSDVVQHLLDSGININAKDWEGDTALHDAVRLNRYKIVKQLILAGADMQIKNAEGVTATEQVKQWQFDTKETLEKLEQMKEVGLA
- the ankrd2 gene encoding ankyrin repeat domain-containing protein 2 isoform X2 — protein: MDENILWATAVVDRRAALDKREEKRRARARKLGILVVDATSVGAEGGNVSVNQSVADIQAEERVRKISSDLRREIVDLGGAENIIELRTKKKKIKNKTTLSKDKTNVPVGPVEPEEFLKAAARGKMEVVEKFLEDGGDPNTCDELDCRAVHWACRGGSLSALTVLQDRGADINVRDKLLSSPLHVATRTGHSDVVQHLLDSGININAKDWEGDTALHDAVRLNRYKIVKQLILAGADMQIKNAEGVTATEQVKQWQFDTKETLEKLEQMKEVGLA